The following proteins are encoded in a genomic region of Cuculus canorus isolate bCucCan1 chromosome 21, bCucCan1.pri, whole genome shotgun sequence:
- the TMEM52 gene encoding transmembrane protein 52 isoform X1, with protein sequence MGQTAAAIGVTAAAKHSSVEFLPRSINTRGWDSGVADNPKPAGRRCNRISALRLEHGAQVNYAGTNRSSVPFRSCSMRATGPQGNRSAFPTLCSSWIFSYLCSRSFSVLAGSVLSCGHASSPGSGIPSLWRHPLDAGGGPPGHLLPALPWGSASLPEARSWQVAQGSAWEQPGLRCAPAELILCFPSAGHRSVLRRTTGTLSRVTCEEASLGILFCD encoded by the exons ATGGGCCAAACTGCTGCAGCCATTGGTGTAACTGCAGCAGCGAAACATTCCTCCGTGGAATTCCTGCCAAGGAGTATCAACACCAGGGGCTGGGACAGTGGTGTGGCAGATAACCCTAAGCCAGCAGGCAGGCGCTGTAACCGGATTTCTGCTCTGCGTTTGGAACACGGGGCACAGGTCAATTATGCTGGAACTAACAGATCCTCAGTGCCTTTCCGTTCGTGTTCCATGCGTGCAACAGGACCGCAAGGGAATCGATCCGCTTTCCCAACCCTTTGTTCCTCTTggatattttcatatttatgttCTCGCTCCTTTTCTGTTCTCGCCGGTTCTGTTCTCAGCTGCGGGCACGCATCTTCCCCTGGCAGCGGGATTCCCTCCCTCTGGCGTCACCCCCTCGATGCCGGGGGCGGCCCCCCCGGGCATTTATTGCCCGCGCTGCCCTGGGGCTCCGCGTCCCTGCCCGAGGCTCGGAGCTGGCAGGTAGCGCAGGGCTCTGCCTGGGAGCAGCCGGGGCTTCGCTGCGCACCCGCTGAGCTGATCCTGTGCTTCCCCTCTGCCGGGCACCGCTCTGTCCTTCGGAGAACCACAGGAACCCTGTCCC GAGTCACCTGTGAAGAAGCCAGTTTAGGGATTCTCTTCTGTGACTAA
- the TMEM52 gene encoding transmembrane protein 52 isoform X2, which produces MSSWTSLWYAWLILLTVFLLLFCGIAASCIRCCCRKKRPPVEPFPRAPHDVTVTTIDSDSTAHSTVTSYSSFQYPPSAPIPSIFVDMDKNAVSPPAYSLYAMELPPSYEEAVQMGKQYTEAAQISQKLDDTPGQGTLGGLDPIQYSPDTTNGDPAAQAKSQNLEGGTQEQAHL; this is translated from the exons ATGTCTAGCTGGACCAGCCTGTGGTACGCCTg GTTAATCTTGCTGACGGTGTTCCTGCTCCTGTTCTGTGGGATTGCAGCAAGCTGTATCAGATGCTGCTGCCGCAAGAAGAGGCCCCCGGTTGAGCCCTTCCCAAGGGCCCCTCATGATGTGACAGTTACGACCATTGACAGTGACAGCACTGCCCACAGCACAGTGACCT catACAGCTCGTTCCAGTACCCTCCGAGTGCCCCAATTCCTTCAATATTTGTGGATATGGATAAGAACGCTGTCTCCCCTCCTGCTTACAGTCTCTATGCAATGGAGCTGCCACCTTCTTATGAGGAAGCTGTCCAGATGGGTAAACAATACACTGAAGCAGCACAGATAAGCCAGAAACTCGACGACACCCCTGGGCAGGGGACACTGGGTGGGCTGGATCCCATCCAGTATTCACCTGATACAACCAACGGAGATCCAGCAGCACAGGCAAAGTCACAAAATTTAGAAGGTGGAACACAAGAACAGGCCCATCTCTGA